In one window of Episyrphus balteatus chromosome 3, idEpiBalt1.1, whole genome shotgun sequence DNA:
- the LOC129915795 gene encoding zinc finger protein 737, whose protein sequence is MSSVNLHPPQTYSRLFRPWDSKSSDEDSSSDCSSSAVKQEQEINVSCESPASNINNQSIYEEVPQSDHQQGVFPVSPMGSYTFENTQFAPGMPGVSDLYQYPSGLPLPSAPFVGMDPFSMSLMEQEYARVMAEDAHLKALNSRKQRPKKFKCPHCDVAFSNNGQLKGHIRIHTGERPFKCDVESCGKTFTRNEELTRHKRIHTGLRPYACTSCGKKFGRRDHLKKHMKTHMPQERQLGPAIFVPMYPYLYGY, encoded by the exons atgtcTTCGGTTAATTTACATCCACCACAAACCTATTCGAGGCTTTTCCGTCCCTGGGATTCGAAATCTAGCGACGAGGATAGCAGCAGTGATTGTAGTTCAAGTGCAGTGAAACAAGAACAAGAAATTAATGTTAGTTGCGAAAGCCCGGCTTCCAACATAAACAATCAATCAATTTATGAAGAAGTGCCACAAAGTGACCATCAGCAAGGTGTATTCCCTGTTAGCCCGATGGGGTCTTATACTTTTGAAAATACACAGTTTGCACCAGGAATGCCGGGTGTTAGTGATTTGTATCAATATCCGAGTGGACTACCTTTGCCGTCGGCACCATTTGTCGGAATGGATCCGTTCTCAATGAGTCTGATGGAACAGGAGTATGCCAGAGTTATGGCTGAAGATGCCCATTTAAAAGCTCTCAATTCCCGAAAACAACGACCAAAGAAGTTCAAGTGCCCTCATTGTGATGTTGCCTTTTCTAACAATGGCCAACTTAAGGGTCATATTCGCATTCATACCG gcGAAAGACCATTCAAATGTGATGTTGAATCCTGCGGAAAAACTTTCACACGTAACGAAGAACTAACCCGTCATAAGAGAATCCATACTGGTCTCCGACCATATGCCTGTACTTCATGTGGAAAGAAATTCGGCCGTCGAGATCATTTAAAGAAACACATGAAAACCCATATGCCACAAGAGCGCCAACTTGGACCTGCAATATTTGTGCCTATGTATCCATACTTGTATGGATACTAA